A genome region from Populus alba chromosome 5, ASM523922v2, whole genome shotgun sequence includes the following:
- the LOC118062281 gene encoding WAT1-related protein At4g08300, with translation MAILNAVRIIYSRFMPHLLMILAQIGYLFLYTIAEAVFNHGMNPRVFATYRYIVGSLVMFPLAYFLERKARPKLTIVLFLEIFVLSLLGASLTINMYFASLKYTSPTFVASMNNTVLSMTFIIAIILRLEIVDLRNPRGIAKIVGTLLSLAGVLTITLYKGPEVQSLQGAPIHVRSNHAQQNWVKGSLRGASDPALYSGPSYMLQGVISCGLTVLIQLWCNKEREAVFLTMFSPLATVMVAILAYFLFGEELQAAYREELLSSDFTCCCGEKKMSEIETSPKNHLFPLMMRKS, from the exons ATGGCGATTTTAAATGCAGTCAGGATCATTTACTCCAGATTCATGCCACATCTTCTCATGATTTTGGCCCAAATTGGCTATTTATTTCTCTACACCATTGCAGAAGCTGTCTTCAATCATGGGATGAACCCTCGTGTCTTCGCTACATACCGATATATCGTAGGCAGCTTAGTGATGTTTCCTCTTGCATATTTTCTTGAAAG AAAAGCGAGGCCAAAGCTAACAATTGTGTTGTTTCTGGAGATATTTGTGCTTTCTCTTCTAGG GGCCAGCTTAACAATTAACATGTACTTTGCAAGCTTGAAATACACTTCTCCTACTTTTGTTGCCTCAATGAACAATACCGTTCTCTCCATGACTTTCATAATTGCAATTATACTCAG GTTGGAGATTGTCGATTTAAGGAACCCTCGAGGAATAGCTAAAATTGTCGGAACGTTACTATCGTTGGCTGGGGTCTTGACCATCACTTTATACAAAGGACCTGAGGTGCAAAGCTTGCAGGGTGCACCAATCCATGTCAGAAGTAATCATGCTCAACAAAACTGGGTGAAGGGGTCTTTGCGTGGAGCTTCTGATCCAGCATTATATTCTGGTCCATCATATATGCTGCAA GGAGTCATTAGTTGTGGCTTGACGGTCCTCATTCAATTATGGTGCAACAAAGAAAGAGAGGCAGTCTTTTTGACCATGTTTAGTCCTCTTGCAACTGTAATGGTGGCAATCCTGGCTTACTTTCTTTTTGGTGAAGAGTTGCAAGCAG CATATCGAGAGGAGTTGTTATCATCGGACTTCACATGCTGCTGTGGGGAAAAGAAAATGAGCGAGATCGAAACAAGTCCCAAGAACCACCTCTTTCCACTTATGATGAGGAAAAGTTAA